A region from the Aegilops tauschii subsp. strangulata cultivar AL8/78 chromosome 5, Aet v6.0, whole genome shotgun sequence genome encodes:
- the LOC141022184 gene encoding uncharacterized protein — MAAMHESTPALLVLFLSLMLLSTPSSARHMTRDPAPVILPPPDMPGDPLPVIPSPPPHMAPPTKEGGWEGIMMALRPVPSGPDPIHHCPPAPAPCRPPPSTEEARKGAMVAPRPVPSGPNPIHHRPPHRPPPSMEEMREGVMVAPMPIPSGPDPIHHCPPASAPCMPPLSTDEARKGVMVAPKPVPSGPDPIHHRPPTPAPHKPPPSTEEAREGVMVAPRPVPSGPNPIHHFPAPAPQPHHHYRCHAPPPASTEEAREGDVMAPRPVPSGSNFIHNQPTLALQPNHHRRRKAPPPASMEEAREGDNMSPWRPLPVSGPNPNHNHHAKAPAPPHE; from the coding sequence ATGGCTGCCATGCACGAGAGCACTCCGGCGCTCCTTGTGCTCTTCCTGTCGCTGATGCTCCTTTCCACGCCCTCTTCCGCGCGCCACATGACTCGTGATCCAGCACCGGTTATCCTGCCCCCGCCGGACATGCCCGGCGACCCATTACCGGTTATTCCATCCCCGCCGCCCCACATGGCTCCTCCAACAAAGGAGGGAGGGTGGGAAGGCATTATGATGGCACTGAGGCCCGTTCCTTCTGGACCAGACCCTATACACCATTGTCCTCCCGCCCCGGCTCCCTGCAGGCCTCCTCCATCAACGGAGGAGGCGAGGAAAGGTGCCATGGTGGCACCGAGGCCTGTTCCTTCCGGGCCAAATCCTATACACCATCGTCCTCCCCACAGGCCTCCTCCATCAATGGAGGAGATGAGGGAAGGTGTCATGGTGGCACCGATGCCTATTCCTTCCGGGCCAGACCCTATACACCATTGTCCTCCCGCCTCGGCTCCCTGCATGCCTCCTCTATCAACGGATGAGGCGAGGAAAGGTGTCATGGTGGCACCGAAGCCTGTTCCTTCCGGGCCAGACCCTATACACCATCGTCCTCCCACCCCGGCTCCCCACAAGCCCCCTCCATCAACGGAGGAGGCGAGGGAAGGTGTGATGGTGGCACCGAGGCCGGTTCCTTCTGGTCCGAACCCTATACATCACTTTCCCGCCCCGGCGCCACAACCCCACCATCATTACCGATGTCATGCCCCACCGCCTGCATCAACAGAGGAGGCGAGGGAAGGCGATGTCATGGCGCCGAGGCCGGTTCCTTCTGGATCGAACTTCATACATAATCAACCCACTCTAGCGCTGCAACCCAACCATCATCGCCGACGCAAGGCCCCACCGCCGGCATCGATGGAGGAGGCCAGGGAAGGCGACAACATGTCACCATGGAGGCCACTTCCTGTTTCCGGACCGAACCCAAACCACAACCACCACGCAAAGGCACCGGCTCCTCCTCATGAGTAA